A single region of the Rhodococcus sp. W8901 genome encodes:
- a CDS encoding 3-hydroxyacyl-CoA dehydrogenase NAD-binding domain-containing protein, translating into MTDIASAFADEVVTNAYTKLISVPGIEGPVALVTLDNGFDHTKPNSFGPRGLLAFDKALDEAFAANPAAIAVTGKPFIFAAGADLKGVPSISTREQGVELGQLGHRVFRRLRESSVPTFAFVNGVALGGGLEVGLHCHYRTFADNVGALGLPEAMLGLVPGWGGTQLLPNLIGPSNAVTVAVENPLNNGKVINSKKALELGIADVVLGSADFIEQSLAWAAQVLAGDITPARPEIDRGQGWDEAIARAKAIVEGKTKNNAPGAVRTVELLELARTTDLTDSKSLDAGFAAEDNALADLLMTDELRAGLYAFDLVNKRAKRPAGAPDKSLARKVTGVGIVGAGLMASQLAMLFVKQLKVPVILTDIDQERIDKGVGYVHGEIDKLLAKGRLSPDGANRLKALVTGSLDKAAFAKTDFVIEAVFENMDVKKKVFAELEEHISPETVLATNTSSLSITEMAADLKHPERVVGFHFFNPVAVLPLLEVIKGQQTDDATLATAFATAKALKKSAVGSADLPGFVFNRLLIRALGEVMNAVDEGTPFDVADNAIAELGMPMTPFTLLALVGPAIALHTGETLNAAYPERFKPSPGLEAIVEARKPGVWSWTDKGQVVDPEVAALWQQGDKPSTSEEVLERTRRAFAEEIRIMLEEGVVAGPEDIDLCLILGGGFGFWNGGITPYLDRTGTSEAVNGKTFLAKGVASV; encoded by the coding sequence ATGACCGACATTGCATCCGCTTTCGCCGACGAAGTCGTCACGAACGCCTACACCAAGCTGATCTCGGTGCCCGGCATCGAGGGTCCGGTCGCACTGGTCACCCTCGACAACGGCTTCGACCACACCAAGCCGAACTCGTTCGGCCCGCGGGGCCTGCTGGCGTTCGACAAGGCGCTCGACGAGGCCTTCGCCGCCAACCCGGCCGCCATCGCCGTCACCGGTAAGCCCTTCATCTTCGCGGCCGGCGCCGACCTCAAGGGCGTCCCGAGCATCAGCACCCGCGAGCAGGGCGTCGAGCTCGGCCAGCTGGGGCACCGTGTGTTCCGTCGTCTGCGCGAGTCGTCGGTGCCGACGTTCGCGTTCGTGAACGGCGTCGCGCTCGGCGGCGGCCTCGAGGTGGGTCTGCACTGCCACTACCGCACCTTCGCCGACAACGTCGGCGCGCTCGGGCTGCCCGAGGCGATGCTCGGCCTGGTTCCCGGCTGGGGCGGAACCCAGTTGCTGCCCAACCTGATCGGGCCGTCGAATGCGGTCACCGTCGCGGTCGAGAACCCGCTCAACAACGGCAAGGTCATCAACTCGAAGAAGGCCCTCGAGCTCGGCATCGCCGACGTCGTGCTCGGCTCCGCCGACTTCATCGAGCAATCCCTGGCGTGGGCCGCACAGGTTCTCGCCGGTGACATCACGCCTGCGCGACCGGAGATCGACCGCGGTCAGGGCTGGGACGAGGCCATCGCCCGCGCCAAGGCGATCGTCGAAGGCAAAACCAAGAACAACGCGCCCGGCGCGGTGCGCACGGTCGAACTGCTCGAGCTGGCCCGCACCACCGACCTCACCGACTCGAAGTCCCTCGATGCCGGGTTCGCCGCCGAGGACAACGCCCTCGCCGACCTCCTCATGACCGACGAGCTACGCGCCGGCCTGTACGCGTTCGACCTGGTGAACAAGCGCGCCAAGCGCCCCGCCGGAGCGCCCGACAAGTCGTTGGCACGCAAGGTCACCGGTGTCGGCATCGTCGGTGCCGGCCTGATGGCGAGCCAGCTGGCGATGCTGTTCGTCAAGCAGCTCAAGGTGCCGGTCATCCTCACCGACATCGACCAGGAGCGCATCGACAAGGGCGTCGGCTACGTCCACGGCGAGATCGACAAGCTGCTGGCCAAGGGCCGGCTGTCGCCGGACGGCGCGAACCGCCTCAAGGCGCTGGTGACCGGCTCGCTCGACAAGGCCGCGTTCGCGAAGACCGACTTCGTCATCGAGGCCGTCTTCGAGAACATGGACGTCAAGAAGAAGGTGTTCGCCGAACTCGAGGAGCACATCTCTCCCGAGACGGTCCTGGCGACCAACACCTCGTCGCTGTCGATCACGGAGATGGCCGCCGACCTGAAGCATCCCGAGCGCGTGGTCGGCTTCCACTTCTTCAACCCGGTCGCGGTGCTCCCGCTGCTCGAGGTCATCAAGGGTCAGCAGACCGACGACGCCACCCTCGCAACGGCGTTCGCGACCGCCAAGGCGCTCAAGAAGTCGGCCGTCGGATCCGCCGACCTGCCGGGCTTCGTCTTCAACCGCCTGCTGATCCGCGCACTCGGCGAGGTCATGAACGCGGTCGACGAGGGCACCCCGTTCGACGTCGCCGACAACGCGATCGCCGAACTCGGTATGCCGATGACGCCGTTCACGCTGCTCGCGCTCGTCGGCCCGGCCATCGCGCTGCACACCGGCGAGACCCTCAACGCTGCCTACCCGGAGCGCTTCAAGCCTTCCCCCGGACTCGAGGCCATCGTCGAGGCCCGCAAGCCCGGCGTCTGGTCCTGGACCGACAAGGGCCAGGTCGTCGACCCCGAGGTCGCGGCGCTGTGGCAGCAGGGCGACAAGCCGTCCACGTCGGAGGAGGTGCTCGAGCGCACGCGTCGCGCGTTCGCCGAGGAGATCCGGATCATGCTCGAGGAGGGCGTCGTCGCCGGTCCCGAGGACATCGACCTGTGCCTGATCCTGGGCGGCGGCTTCGGCTTCTGGAACGGTGGCATCACGCCGTACCTGGACCGGACCGGAACCTCGGAGGCCGTGAACGGCAAGACGTTCCTGGCCAAGGGCGTCGCGAGCGTCTAG
- a CDS encoding thiolase family protein, translating to MAASATQRNVVFVDGIRTPFGKAGPKGIYAETRADDLVVKAIRELLRRNPQLDPSRIDEVAIAATTQTGDQGLTIGRTSAILAGLPETVPGFAIDRMCAGAMTAVTTTASGIGFGQYDVVIAGGVEHMGRHPMGQGADPNPRFLADRLVDPSALVMGNTAENLHDRFPSITKERTDAYAVSSQNKYEAAKKAGFIADTLVPVATRSEAGWGLATEDEPPRPGTTLEDLAKLKTPFRPAGRITAGNAAGLNDGATAAILAGEDTARELGLPVGMRMVGFAFQGVDPAVMGIGPVPATEKLLARTGMKIEDIGLFEINEAFAVQVLAFLEHFGIADDDPRVNQWGGAIACGHPLASSGVRLMTQLSRQFAQNPDVRYGLTTMCIGLGMGGTVIWENPNHKDYAADEAGAK from the coding sequence GTGGCTGCATCCGCTACCCAGAGAAACGTCGTCTTCGTCGACGGCATCCGCACGCCGTTCGGCAAGGCCGGCCCGAAGGGCATTTACGCCGAAACTCGGGCCGACGACCTGGTCGTCAAGGCCATCCGCGAGCTGCTGCGCCGCAACCCCCAGCTCGATCCTTCGCGGATCGACGAGGTGGCGATCGCCGCGACCACCCAGACCGGCGACCAGGGCCTGACCATCGGCCGCACGTCCGCGATCCTCGCGGGTCTGCCCGAGACGGTCCCGGGCTTCGCGATCGACCGCATGTGCGCCGGCGCGATGACCGCCGTCACCACCACCGCGTCGGGCATCGGCTTCGGCCAGTACGACGTCGTGATCGCCGGCGGCGTCGAGCACATGGGCCGCCACCCGATGGGGCAGGGCGCCGACCCGAACCCCCGCTTCCTCGCCGACCGCCTGGTCGACCCGAGCGCACTGGTGATGGGCAACACCGCCGAGAACCTGCACGACCGGTTCCCGAGCATCACCAAGGAACGCACCGACGCCTACGCCGTCTCGTCGCAGAACAAGTACGAGGCCGCCAAGAAGGCCGGTTTCATCGCCGACACCCTGGTGCCGGTCGCCACCCGTTCCGAGGCGGGCTGGGGCCTGGCCACCGAGGACGAGCCGCCGCGCCCGGGCACGACGCTCGAGGACCTGGCCAAGCTCAAGACCCCGTTCCGGCCGGCCGGCCGCATCACCGCCGGTAACGCGGCGGGCCTCAACGACGGCGCCACCGCCGCGATCCTCGCCGGTGAGGACACCGCCCGCGAGCTGGGCCTGCCCGTCGGCATGCGCATGGTCGGCTTCGCCTTCCAGGGCGTCGACCCCGCCGTCATGGGCATCGGTCCGGTCCCCGCGACCGAGAAGCTGCTCGCCCGCACCGGCATGAAGATCGAGGACATCGGCCTGTTCGAGATCAACGAGGCGTTCGCCGTACAGGTGCTCGCCTTCCTCGAGCATTTCGGTATCGCCGACGACGATCCGCGGGTCAACCAGTGGGGCGGTGCCATCGCGTGCGGCCACCCGCTGGCCTCCTCGGGCGTCCGCCTGATGACCCAGCTGTCGCGCCAGTTCGCGCAGAACCCGGACGTCCGCTACGGCCTGACCACGATGTGCATCGGCCTCGGCATGGGCGGCACCGTCATCTGGGAGAACCCCAATCACAAGGACTACGCAGCCGACGAAGCGGGAGCCAAGTAA
- a CDS encoding HRDC domain-containing protein, whose protein sequence is MPDTTEPTPVPVPLLVPADGVPPVIETADGVRDAAERIAAGTGPLAVDAERASGFRYSSRAYLVQLRRAGAGTFLLDPIPTSEDLAPLRDAINDLEWVLHSADQDLPCLAELGLEPAALFDTELAGRLAGFERVGLAAIVERTLGLELRKGHGAADWSSRPLPDAWLNYAALDVEVLLELQDAMAKELASQDKTEWARQEFEHVRLAGPPQPKPERWRRTSQIHSLKSPRQLAAVRELWTARDEVARKRDISPSRILPDSAIVAAASADPKSMETLRALPVFGGPRQRRSSRLWLSALERARALPQTELPPINQPFTGPPPPSRWAKRDPEAAARLNAAKAGITELSERAQVPVENLLSPDLVRRICWEPPVDESDPSAAIDAALAVGGARPWQRELTVPILAEAVRAQP, encoded by the coding sequence ATGCCAGATACCACCGAGCCCACCCCCGTCCCCGTACCACTACTGGTTCCGGCAGACGGGGTGCCGCCGGTGATCGAGACGGCCGACGGCGTCCGCGACGCCGCCGAGCGCATCGCCGCGGGCACCGGCCCCCTCGCCGTCGACGCGGAGCGCGCGTCCGGATTCCGCTACTCGTCCCGCGCGTACCTGGTGCAGTTGCGGCGTGCCGGCGCCGGCACGTTCCTACTCGATCCGATTCCGACGTCGGAGGATCTGGCACCCCTTCGTGACGCGATCAACGACCTCGAGTGGGTGCTGCACTCCGCCGACCAGGATCTGCCGTGTCTCGCCGAACTCGGCCTCGAACCGGCCGCACTGTTCGACACCGAACTGGCCGGACGGCTCGCCGGCTTCGAACGCGTGGGCCTGGCCGCGATCGTCGAACGCACGCTCGGGCTCGAGCTCCGCAAGGGTCACGGGGCGGCCGACTGGTCGTCGCGTCCGCTGCCCGACGCATGGCTCAACTACGCAGCCCTCGACGTCGAGGTACTCCTCGAGCTCCAGGACGCCATGGCGAAAGAGCTTGCATCCCAGGACAAGACGGAATGGGCGAGGCAGGAGTTCGAGCACGTCCGGCTCGCCGGACCGCCGCAGCCCAAGCCGGAGCGGTGGCGGCGGACGTCACAGATCCACAGCCTCAAGAGCCCCCGCCAACTCGCCGCGGTCCGCGAGTTGTGGACCGCGCGCGACGAGGTGGCCCGCAAGCGCGACATCTCCCCCAGTCGCATCCTGCCGGACTCGGCGATCGTCGCCGCGGCGAGCGCCGATCCCAAGAGCATGGAGACGCTACGGGCCCTGCCCGTTTTCGGCGGACCGCGCCAGCGCCGGTCGTCACGGCTGTGGCTGTCCGCTCTCGAGCGCGCCCGTGCGCTGCCGCAGACGGAACTGCCCCCGATCAATCAGCCCTTCACCGGGCCGCCGCCGCCCAGCCGATGGGCCAAGCGCGACCCCGAGGCGGCCGCACGCCTGAACGCCGCCAAGGCCGGCATCACCGAACTCAGCGAGCGAGCGCAGGTGCCTGTCGAGAACCTGCTCAGCCCCGACCTGGTGCGTCGGATCTGCTGGGAGCCGCCGGTCGACGAGTCGGATCCGTCGGCGGCGATCGACGCGGCTCTCGCGGTGGGCGGCGCGCGTCCGTGGCAGCGCGAACTGACCGTGCCCATCCTCGCGGAAGCGGTCCGGGCACAGCCCTGA
- a CDS encoding alpha/beta fold hydrolase — protein sequence MLNLAAAVAPVGEVPAGSMVELPGRGSTYVIDTGATPENRGKPTLVLLHALACTGTLTWYPAIAKLAAKSRVVVLDQRWHGRGIRSERFTLEDCADDVVALADTLELDRVVPVGYSMGSLVSQLTWKRHRDRVAGLVLCAGAAHFKRNSRERVALESLSAGLGALKPRPGPVPVGGPRFGGDRVWAYSQFRETSYGAIGRATAEIGKFDSTAWVGDIDVPTAVVVPTKDLIIPPRRQRWLARQIAGAATYEVDCGHSSCVMNAGPFTEGLLAASSSVLARVRP from the coding sequence ATGCTCAACCTTGCGGCCGCCGTCGCTCCCGTCGGCGAGGTGCCGGCCGGGTCCATGGTGGAGTTACCGGGCCGGGGCAGCACCTACGTCATCGATACGGGTGCCACCCCGGAGAACCGTGGAAAGCCGACGCTGGTGCTGCTGCACGCGCTCGCGTGCACCGGCACGCTGACGTGGTACCCGGCCATCGCCAAGCTCGCGGCGAAGTCGCGGGTGGTGGTCCTCGATCAGCGTTGGCACGGGCGTGGCATCCGCTCGGAGCGATTCACGCTCGAGGACTGCGCCGACGACGTCGTCGCGCTCGCCGACACTCTGGAGCTCGACCGTGTCGTGCCGGTCGGGTACTCGATGGGTTCGTTGGTCTCGCAGCTCACGTGGAAGCGGCACCGCGACCGCGTCGCGGGTCTGGTGCTGTGCGCGGGCGCGGCGCACTTCAAGCGGAACTCGCGTGAACGGGTGGCGCTCGAATCGCTCAGTGCGGGGCTCGGTGCGCTCAAGCCGCGTCCCGGTCCGGTCCCGGTCGGCGGGCCGCGGTTCGGCGGAGATCGGGTGTGGGCGTACTCCCAGTTCCGGGAGACCAGTTACGGCGCGATCGGTCGGGCCACCGCCGAGATCGGCAAGTTCGATTCGACGGCGTGGGTCGGCGACATCGACGTCCCCACCGCCGTCGTGGTGCCCACGAAGGACCTGATCATCCCCCCGCGGCGCCAGCGCTGGCTCGCTCGCCAGATCGCCGGCGCCGCCACGTACGAGGTGGACTGCGGTCACTCGTCGTGCGTCATGAACGCCGGGCCGTTCACCGAGGGACTGCTGGCTGCTTCTTCTTCCGTGCTTGCGCGCGTGCGGCCTTGA
- a CDS encoding WS/DGAT/MGAT family O-acyltransferase, whose translation MERLSGLDASFLYLETPTQMLHVCGLIILDGSTIPGGYSFAKLRDELAVRVKSMPSFKRRLKDTRFNLDHPVWVDDTDFDIDRHFHRIAVPAPGGRDELSEMCSSIASQPMDRTRPLWEMFVIEGLEDGSVAVMSKMHHANVDGVTGSNLMSQLCGLEPDAPRPEFDQLPEGAGRASSLDIAVNGLLSFATRPLKMAKLLPDSVSLLPNWIGRARKGEAMPTPFTAPRTSFNGAITGRRTIAYNELSLDDVKLVKNAFGVKVNDVVLTMCAGALRKYLEDRNELPDSSLVATVPVSVHDKSDRPGTNQISVMFTQLGTDIADPVERLHFIAEHNAINKDHHNEALGATLLQDWAQFAAPATFGSAMRVYSKLKLAERHPVVHNLVVSNVPGPPMPLYFLGARIKQMYPLGPVFHGAGLNVTVMSLEGRLDVGLVSCKELAPHLWDLADAFPAALAELVKAARAQARKKKQPAVPR comes from the coding sequence ATGGAGAGACTCAGTGGATTGGATGCCAGCTTCCTCTATCTCGAAACCCCGACCCAGATGCTTCACGTGTGTGGCCTCATCATTCTCGACGGGTCCACCATCCCGGGTGGCTATTCTTTCGCAAAGCTGCGAGACGAGTTGGCCGTTCGCGTCAAATCGATGCCGAGCTTCAAGCGTCGGCTCAAGGACACGCGCTTCAACCTGGACCACCCCGTGTGGGTCGACGACACCGACTTCGACATCGATCGCCACTTCCACCGGATCGCGGTACCCGCGCCGGGCGGCCGTGACGAGCTTTCGGAAATGTGCAGTTCGATCGCCAGCCAGCCCATGGACCGCACCCGCCCGCTGTGGGAAATGTTCGTCATCGAGGGCCTCGAAGACGGCTCGGTAGCCGTGATGTCGAAGATGCACCACGCCAACGTCGACGGTGTCACCGGCTCCAACCTCATGTCACAGCTGTGCGGGCTCGAGCCCGACGCCCCCAGGCCCGAGTTCGATCAGCTTCCCGAGGGAGCCGGTCGCGCGAGCTCACTCGACATCGCCGTCAACGGCCTGCTGTCGTTCGCCACGCGACCATTGAAGATGGCGAAGCTGCTCCCGGACAGCGTGTCGCTGCTGCCGAACTGGATCGGGCGGGCCCGCAAGGGCGAGGCGATGCCGACGCCGTTCACCGCGCCGCGCACCTCGTTCAACGGCGCGATCACCGGACGCCGGACCATCGCGTACAACGAACTGAGCCTCGACGACGTCAAGCTCGTCAAGAACGCTTTCGGCGTCAAGGTCAACGACGTCGTGCTGACGATGTGCGCCGGCGCGCTGCGCAAGTACCTCGAGGACCGCAACGAACTCCCCGACAGCTCACTGGTCGCGACGGTACCGGTCTCCGTCCACGACAAGTCGGACCGTCCGGGCACCAACCAGATCTCGGTCATGTTCACCCAGCTCGGGACCGACATCGCCGATCCGGTCGAGCGGCTGCACTTCATCGCCGAGCACAACGCGATCAACAAGGACCACCACAACGAGGCGCTGGGCGCGACCCTGCTGCAGGACTGGGCGCAGTTCGCGGCGCCGGCCACGTTCGGCAGCGCGATGCGGGTGTACTCCAAGCTGAAGCTGGCCGAGCGTCACCCCGTGGTGCACAACCTCGTGGTCTCGAACGTCCCCGGCCCGCCGATGCCGCTCTACTTCCTGGGCGCGCGCATCAAGCAGATGTATCCGCTCGGACCGGTCTTCCACGGCGCCGGCCTCAACGTGACGGTGATGTCGCTCGAGGGCCGACTCGACGTGGGCCTGGTCTCCTGCAAGGAACTCGCGCCGCACCTGTGGGATCTGGCGGACGCGTTCCCGGCGGCCCTGGCCGAACTCGTCAAGGCCGCACGCGCGCAAGCACGGAAGAAGAAGCAGCCAGCAGTCCCTCGGTGA
- a CDS encoding alpha/beta hydrolase, with product MANTALTANALRPVPGMPMSVPTFLSGWLTTELAPQLLAATAADAAVHVARHGVRSRGDAVGLAAAGASIAGLAAVIATGRGARAEVESALESALGPDYRSVGGAARPVPQTPWRQLAFPFRMRRDDVVRVKNLDYAPGGRRFRIDIYHRRDTPANAPVLLQIHGGGWVIGTKDHQGIPLMLEMASRGWVCAAINYPLSPKAVWPEHLIAIKRAVSWLRGNVARFGGDPDFIAVTGGSAGGHLAAMLALTGGDAGLQPGFEDADTSVQACAPHYGVYDFAGETGIKATRQRVESALSPMVLGKKAQFPRDYLAASPRAHLREDAPPFFVVHGTSDSFIPVAEAREFVDRLREVSANPVAYAELRGAQHAFDIFPSIRSFRVAQGVADFLDWAHARRLSAGVPGHAGTRAGAADTVDADDVDEEGTG from the coding sequence GTGGCAAATACTGCGCTGACGGCCAACGCGCTGCGACCGGTGCCGGGGATGCCGATGTCGGTGCCGACGTTCCTGTCCGGATGGCTGACCACGGAACTCGCTCCTCAGTTGCTTGCTGCGACCGCGGCCGATGCTGCTGTCCACGTCGCCCGCCACGGCGTCCGGAGTCGCGGCGACGCCGTCGGACTCGCCGCCGCCGGGGCTTCGATCGCGGGACTCGCAGCCGTGATCGCGACCGGACGTGGGGCGCGGGCCGAGGTGGAGTCGGCGCTCGAATCGGCGTTGGGACCCGACTATCGATCGGTGGGCGGCGCGGCGCGTCCGGTCCCGCAGACGCCGTGGCGGCAGTTGGCGTTCCCGTTCCGGATGCGCCGGGACGACGTCGTGCGGGTGAAGAACCTGGACTATGCGCCCGGCGGTCGACGATTCCGGATCGACATCTACCACCGCCGGGACACTCCGGCGAATGCGCCTGTCCTGCTGCAGATCCACGGTGGCGGGTGGGTCATCGGCACCAAGGATCATCAGGGCATCCCGCTGATGCTGGAGATGGCGTCGCGTGGGTGGGTGTGCGCCGCGATCAACTATCCGCTGTCGCCGAAGGCGGTGTGGCCGGAGCACCTCATCGCCATCAAGCGGGCGGTCTCGTGGTTGCGCGGCAATGTCGCCCGGTTCGGCGGGGATCCCGATTTCATCGCTGTCACCGGCGGTTCGGCCGGCGGCCACTTGGCAGCGATGTTGGCGTTGACGGGTGGCGACGCCGGCCTGCAACCCGGTTTCGAGGATGCGGACACCTCGGTCCAGGCGTGCGCCCCGCACTACGGCGTGTACGACTTCGCGGGAGAGACGGGGATCAAGGCGACACGTCAGCGGGTCGAATCCGCGCTCTCACCGATGGTGCTGGGCAAGAAGGCGCAGTTCCCGCGGGACTACCTCGCGGCGTCGCCGCGTGCGCACCTGCGCGAGGATGCGCCCCCGTTCTTCGTGGTGCACGGGACCAGCGACTCGTTCATTCCCGTCGCCGAGGCCCGCGAGTTCGTCGATCGTCTGCGTGAGGTGTCGGCGAATCCGGTGGCGTACGCCGAGCTGCGGGGCGCCCAGCACGCGTTCGACATCTTCCCGTCCATCCGGAGTTTCCGGGTGGCGCAGGGTGTCGCCGACTTCCTCGACTGGGCGCACGCCCGCCGGCTGTCGGCGGGCGTCCCGGGGCATGCCGGCACCCGAGCCGGCGCAGCGGACACCGTGGATGCGGACGATGTGGACGAGGAAGGGACGGGTTAG
- a CDS encoding DUF3000 domain-containing protein yields the protein MTTPGLPNEPAQFRAAVDAMNSAEVHPDIELGPIRPPQRLAPFSYAIGAEVRHPDDAAVAEQSEGDAFGRLILLHDPDGDEAWNGTMRLVAYIQADLEPALAADPLLPEVAWSWLVDALDERADEVVALGGTVTATSSVRYGDIAGPPRAHQLELRASWTATSTALASHVEAFCEVLAYAAGLPPAGIARLGRRP from the coding sequence GTGACGACCCCGGGATTACCCAACGAACCAGCCCAGTTCCGCGCCGCTGTCGACGCGATGAACTCGGCCGAGGTTCACCCGGATATCGAGCTCGGCCCGATCCGTCCCCCGCAGCGCCTCGCGCCGTTCAGCTACGCGATCGGCGCGGAGGTCCGCCACCCCGACGACGCGGCCGTCGCGGAGCAGTCCGAAGGGGACGCATTCGGACGCCTGATCCTGCTTCACGATCCCGACGGCGACGAGGCGTGGAACGGCACCATGCGGCTGGTCGCCTACATCCAGGCCGACCTCGAGCCGGCCCTCGCCGCCGATCCCCTCCTCCCCGAGGTTGCGTGGAGCTGGCTGGTCGACGCCCTCGACGAGCGGGCCGACGAGGTGGTCGCGCTCGGCGGCACGGTGACGGCGACCAGCTCGGTACGGTACGGCGACATCGCGGGGCCACCGCGGGCCCATCAACTCGAGCTCCGGGCGTCGTGGACGGCGACGTCCACCGCCCTGGCCTCCCATGTCGAGGCCTTCTGCGAGGTCCTCGCCTACGCCGCCGGCCTGCCGCCGGCCGGAATCGCGAGGCTGGGTCGGCGGCCCTGA
- the hemE gene encoding uroporphyrinogen decarboxylase: MTGRAEYPSRRVLGDAPLLAAATGRPVKHRPVWFMRQAGRSLPEYREIRAGIGMLESCFDPELVCEITMQPVRRHKVDAAILFSDIVVPLKAAGIDLDIVAGVGPVVANPVRTTADVAALPRLVPDEVGAVSQAVRLLTAELGETPLIGFAGAPFTLASYLVEGGPSRNHERTKALMHADPKTWHALLGTITDTTIAFLQAQLHAGVDAVQLFDSWAGALSLAEYREFVLPHSERVFAEVESAQVPRIHFGVGTGELLGAMGEAGADVVGVDWRIPLDVAARRVGPGKGLQGNLDPAVLFAGWPAIEKQVRRIAAEADAAIAAGATGHIFNLGHGVLPETDPAVLTDVVELVHSL, encoded by the coding sequence ATGACCGGGCGTGCCGAGTACCCGTCTCGACGGGTCCTGGGCGACGCACCGTTGTTGGCGGCGGCCACCGGCCGTCCGGTGAAGCATCGACCCGTGTGGTTCATGCGTCAGGCCGGACGCTCGTTGCCGGAGTACCGGGAGATCCGGGCGGGAATCGGGATGCTCGAGTCCTGCTTCGATCCCGAGTTGGTCTGCGAGATCACGATGCAGCCCGTGCGGCGGCACAAGGTCGACGCGGCGATCCTGTTCTCCGACATCGTCGTTCCGCTGAAGGCTGCGGGCATCGACCTCGACATCGTGGCCGGTGTCGGACCCGTCGTCGCGAACCCCGTGCGGACCACCGCCGACGTCGCGGCGCTGCCCCGCCTGGTTCCCGACGAGGTCGGCGCCGTGTCGCAGGCTGTCCGGCTGCTCACCGCCGAGCTCGGCGAGACGCCGCTGATCGGTTTCGCCGGTGCCCCGTTCACGCTCGCGTCGTACCTGGTCGAGGGCGGCCCGAGTCGCAACCACGAGCGCACCAAGGCGCTCATGCACGCCGATCCCAAGACCTGGCACGCGCTCCTCGGCACCATCACCGACACCACCATCGCGTTCCTGCAGGCGCAGCTGCATGCCGGCGTCGACGCGGTCCAGTTGTTCGATTCGTGGGCGGGCGCGCTGTCGCTGGCCGAGTACCGCGAGTTCGTGCTGCCGCACTCGGAGCGGGTGTTCGCCGAGGTCGAGTCGGCCCAGGTGCCGCGCATCCACTTCGGTGTCGGCACCGGTGAACTCCTCGGTGCGATGGGCGAGGCCGGCGCCGACGTCGTCGGCGTCGACTGGCGGATCCCGCTGGACGTCGCCGCCCGCCGCGTCGGGCCAGGCAAGGGGCTGCAGGGCAACCTCGATCCCGCCGTCCTGTTCGCGGGCTGGCCCGCGATCGAGAAGCAGGTGCGGCGCATCGCCGCGGAGGCGGACGCCGCGATCGCGGCCGGCGCCACCGGGCACATCTTCAACCTCGGCCACGGCGTGCTGCCGGAGACCGATCCGGCCGTGCTCACCGACGTCGTGGAGCTGGTGCATTCGTTGTGA